A genomic region of Cryptosporangium aurantiacum contains the following coding sequences:
- a CDS encoding SCO1664 family protein, with translation MLEPADALTLLATGELTIEGRLVDASNATLFAAVSADGVTAACVYKPIRGERPLWDFPDGTLAGREVSTYLLDQALGWDLVPPTLLRDGPFGPGMCQLWIESEPVDELVDVMPQNRVPKDWFPVFGGVDGSGRDVVVAHADDRRLRRLAVLDAVANNADRKGGHLLLTAEGHLYGVDHGLCFHEEPKLRTLLWGWGGEPLDADEIAALTRVREELADGALREALEDHLTGAELRATVARVERLLRTGRFPRPAGHRHTVPWPPF, from the coding sequence GTGCTGGAGCCGGCCGACGCACTCACCCTGCTGGCGACGGGTGAGCTGACGATCGAAGGGCGGCTGGTCGACGCCAGCAATGCGACGTTGTTCGCCGCGGTCAGCGCCGATGGCGTGACCGCGGCGTGCGTCTACAAGCCGATCCGCGGCGAGCGTCCGCTCTGGGACTTCCCGGACGGGACGCTCGCCGGCCGCGAGGTCTCGACGTACCTGCTCGACCAGGCGCTCGGCTGGGACCTCGTGCCGCCGACACTGCTCCGCGACGGCCCGTTCGGGCCCGGGATGTGCCAGCTGTGGATCGAGTCCGAGCCGGTGGACGAGCTGGTCGACGTGATGCCGCAGAACCGGGTGCCGAAGGACTGGTTCCCGGTCTTCGGCGGTGTGGACGGCAGCGGGCGGGACGTCGTCGTCGCGCACGCCGACGACCGGCGGCTGCGGCGGCTGGCGGTGCTGGACGCCGTCGCGAACAACGCCGACCGCAAGGGTGGGCACCTGCTGCTCACCGCCGAGGGCCACCTGTACGGCGTCGACCACGGGCTCTGCTTCCACGAGGAGCCGAAGCTCCGGACGCTGCTCTGGGGGTGGGGCGGCGAGCCGCTCGACGCTGACGAGATCGCGGCGCTGACCCGGGTGCGGGAGGAGCTGGCCGACGGTGCGCTCCGCGAGGCGCTGGAGGACCACCTGACCGGCGCGGAACTCCGCGCGACGGTCGCGCGGGTCGAGCGTCTCCTCCGCACCGGCCGCTTCCCGCGCCCCGCGGGCCACCGCCACACCGTCCCCTGGCCACCCTTTTAA
- a CDS encoding DUF3090 family protein, with the protein MAGQVYAFERPERFVAGTVGEPGDRTFYLQATDESRTVSVVLEKTQVALLAERLVELLDEAQRRLGADTGDDPEDVDTAPLAAPVEEEFRVGTLSLAWDAESSTVIVEATAQSDDEEAPEEDLDSLRVRLTATETRAFVARAVRVVAAGRPPCPLCGLPLESGGHICPRQNGYRR; encoded by the coding sequence ATGGCAGGTCAGGTCTACGCGTTCGAACGCCCCGAGAGGTTCGTCGCCGGAACGGTGGGAGAGCCCGGCGACCGCACGTTCTACCTGCAGGCCACCGACGAGAGCCGCACCGTCAGCGTCGTGCTCGAGAAGACTCAGGTGGCGCTGCTGGCCGAGCGGCTCGTCGAGCTCCTGGACGAGGCCCAGCGCCGGCTCGGTGCTGACACCGGGGACGACCCCGAGGACGTCGACACCGCACCGCTCGCGGCACCGGTCGAGGAGGAGTTCCGGGTCGGCACGCTCTCGCTGGCGTGGGACGCCGAGTCGTCCACCGTCATCGTCGAGGCGACCGCCCAGTCGGACGACGAAGAGGCCCCTGAGGAGGACCTCGACAGCCTCCGCGTCCGGCTGACCGCCACCGAGACCCGGGCGTTCGTGGCCAGGGCCGTCCGGGTGGTCGCGGCCGGGCGTCCCCCGTGCCCGCTGTGCGGGTTGCCGCTGGAGTCCGGCGGGCACATCTGCCCCCGTCAGAACGGATACCGGCGCTGA
- a CDS encoding histidine phosphatase family protein: protein MPTLVLLRHGRSTANTSGVLAGWTPGVNLDDHGRKQADAVAERLRPLPLAAIVSSPLDRCQQTLAPVWADRNVAPVIDDRFGECRYGDWTGRKLTELVKEPLWKVVQQHPSAAVFPGPEGEGLATTQSRAVAAVRDWNARVEASHGPDAIWLACSHGDVIKAVLADAYGMHLDLFQRIVVDPCSVSVIRYAETRPFVVRVNDVGGDLTGLLPPPKSAGNEGDVDASDAVVGGGTGAV from the coding sequence ATGCCGACGCTGGTGCTGCTGCGGCACGGCCGGAGTACCGCGAACACCAGCGGGGTGCTCGCCGGGTGGACGCCGGGCGTCAACCTGGACGACCACGGCCGGAAGCAGGCCGACGCGGTGGCCGAGCGGCTGCGACCGCTGCCGCTCGCGGCGATCGTGTCCAGCCCGCTCGACCGGTGTCAGCAGACGCTGGCGCCGGTGTGGGCGGACCGGAACGTCGCCCCGGTGATCGACGACCGGTTCGGCGAGTGCCGCTACGGCGACTGGACCGGCCGGAAGCTCACCGAGCTGGTGAAGGAACCGCTCTGGAAGGTCGTCCAGCAGCACCCGTCGGCGGCGGTGTTCCCCGGCCCGGAGGGCGAAGGCCTGGCCACCACGCAGTCCAGGGCCGTGGCCGCGGTCCGGGACTGGAACGCCAGGGTCGAGGCCTCGCACGGCCCGGACGCGATCTGGCTGGCGTGCAGTCACGGCGACGTGATCAAGGCCGTCCTCGCCGACGCCTACGGCATGCACCTCGACCTGTTCCAGCGGATCGTCGTCGACCCGTGCTCGGTGAGCGTCATCCGGTACGCGGAAACGCGGCCGTTCGTGGTGCGCGTGAACGACGTCGGGGGCGATCTGACCGGTCTCCTCCCGCCCCCGAAATCAGCCGGTAACGAGGGTGACGTGGACGCCTCGGACGCGGTCGTCGGCGGCGGCACGGGCGCTGTCTGA
- a CDS encoding undecaprenyl-diphosphate phosphatase — translation MNIFEAILLGAVEGFTEFLPISSTGHLTILEKLLGYSIDDPDITAFTVIIQFGAVLATIIFLRDTIYRIIVGFFAGLFGKRPKTDPDFRFGLAVIVGSIPIVIVGFLFQDAIKTTLRSLWFVGFALILWSGVMWFADRAATQRRHEEDITWKDTLIIGVVQCLALIPGISRSGATMSAGLLRDFDRVTITKLSFLLSIPALTGASILQGIDEYDRISSGVGWPATITAGVVSFIVGYISVSWLLKFIAKHSYTVFIVYRVVLGTIVLLLVGTGVISAT, via the coding sequence GTGAACATCTTCGAAGCGATCCTCCTCGGCGCCGTCGAGGGGTTCACCGAGTTCCTGCCGATCTCCAGCACCGGTCACCTGACGATCCTCGAGAAGCTGCTCGGCTACTCGATCGACGACCCGGACATCACCGCGTTCACCGTGATCATCCAGTTCGGCGCGGTGCTGGCGACGATCATCTTCCTGCGCGACACGATCTACCGGATCATCGTCGGCTTCTTCGCCGGGCTGTTCGGCAAGCGCCCGAAGACCGACCCGGACTTCCGGTTCGGCCTCGCGGTGATCGTCGGGTCGATCCCGATCGTCATCGTCGGGTTCCTGTTCCAGGACGCGATCAAGACGACGCTGCGCAGCCTGTGGTTCGTCGGGTTCGCGCTCATCCTGTGGAGCGGCGTCATGTGGTTCGCCGACCGGGCGGCCACTCAGCGCCGGCACGAGGAGGACATCACCTGGAAGGACACGCTGATCATCGGGGTGGTCCAGTGCCTGGCGCTGATCCCGGGCATCTCCCGATCGGGCGCCACGATGTCGGCCGGGCTGCTGCGCGACTTCGACCGGGTGACGATCACCAAGCTCTCGTTCCTGCTGTCGATCCCGGCGCTGACCGGCGCGAGCATCCTGCAGGGCATCGACGAGTACGACCGGATCTCCTCCGGGGTGGGCTGGCCGGCCACGATCACGGCCGGGGTCGTCAGCTTCATCGTCGGCTACATCTCGGTGTCGTGGCTGCTGAAGTTCATCGCCAAGCACAGCTACACGGTCTTCATCGTCTACCGGGTCGTGCTCGGCACGATCGTGCTGCTGCTGGTCGGCACCGGAGTCATCTCCGCGACGTAA
- a CDS encoding LLM class F420-dependent oxidoreductase, with the protein MKLGVNLGYWGAGNDAANLELAREADRLGWSSVWVAEAYGSDAATVLAWVAAQTQTIDIGSAVMQIPARSPAMTAMTAATLDTLSGGRFRLGLGVSGPQVSEGWHGVRFDKPLGRTREYVDIVRMALERKRRVAYDGEHYRLPLPDGPGKALMLTVHPVREYIPTYLAAVGPKNLELTGEIADGLLAIFFSTDFGPEQLELVRKGREKVGKTMDGFDVVATVPVVVGDDPVACADAVRGYTALYVGGMGSREKNFYNQLAVRMGYADEAAEVQDKYLRRDYAGAMAALPFEFLDRTALLGPVERIASGLRALADAGVTTVAVAAFPGQEVGPVDTLRAVDEAYHLAGLSKAGDAEHQ; encoded by the coding sequence GTGAAGCTGGGGGTGAACCTCGGGTACTGGGGCGCGGGCAACGACGCCGCGAACCTCGAGCTGGCCCGGGAGGCGGACCGTCTCGGTTGGTCGTCGGTGTGGGTGGCCGAGGCCTACGGCTCGGACGCCGCCACCGTGCTGGCGTGGGTCGCCGCCCAGACGCAGACGATCGACATCGGATCGGCCGTGATGCAGATCCCGGCCCGCTCACCGGCGATGACCGCGATGACCGCCGCCACCCTCGACACGCTGTCCGGCGGCCGGTTCCGGCTCGGGCTCGGCGTCTCCGGTCCGCAGGTGTCGGAGGGGTGGCACGGCGTCCGGTTCGACAAGCCGCTGGGCCGCACCCGCGAGTACGTCGACATCGTGCGGATGGCGCTGGAGCGCAAGCGTCGCGTCGCCTACGACGGCGAGCACTACCGGCTGCCGCTGCCCGACGGGCCGGGCAAGGCCCTGATGCTCACCGTCCACCCGGTGCGCGAGTACATCCCCACCTACCTCGCCGCGGTCGGGCCGAAGAACCTGGAGCTGACCGGCGAGATCGCCGACGGCCTGCTGGCGATCTTCTTCTCCACCGACTTCGGTCCGGAGCAGCTGGAGCTGGTCCGGAAGGGCCGGGAGAAGGTCGGCAAGACGATGGACGGCTTCGACGTCGTCGCGACGGTTCCGGTCGTGGTCGGTGACGACCCGGTCGCCTGTGCCGACGCCGTGCGCGGCTACACGGCGCTCTACGTCGGCGGCATGGGCAGCCGGGAGAAGAACTTCTACAACCAGCTCGCCGTCCGCATGGGTTACGCCGACGAGGCCGCCGAGGTCCAGGACAAGTACCTCCGCCGCGACTACGCGGGCGCGATGGCCGCGCTGCCGTTCGAGTTCCTCGACCGCACCGCGCTGCTCGGCCCGGTCGAGCGGATCGCGTCCGGGCTGCGCGCGCTGGCCGATGCCGGTGTCACGACCGTCGCGGTGGCCGCGTTCCCCGGTCAGGAGGTCGGCCCGGTGGACACGCTGCGGGCCGTCGACGAGGCGTACCACCTGGCCGGGCTCTCCAAGGCGGGGGACGCAGAGCATCAGTGA
- a CDS encoding aldo/keto reductase — MELRALGHSGLMVSRLALGTMSWGRDTEADDAAEQLKAFTDVGGTLVDTADVYADGRAEEILGELIGSVVPRSAVQIATKAVAVPALRRRDASRGHLLSALDASLARLRTDHVDLWQLHAWDPHTPLEETLSAVDIAVSTGRARYVGMSNYTGWQTAKAATWQLAHGRPRLISTQVEYSLLERGVEREVVPAALDLGIGLLPWSPLGRGVLTGKYRHGTPPDSRGASPHFERFVGRFLEHRSARVVEAVATAADGLGVSPLTVSLAWIRDRPGVAAPVVGARTVGQLMGSLQTESLTLPAEIRRALDDVSAPEFGYPERDGG, encoded by the coding sequence ATGGAACTGCGTGCCCTCGGCCACAGCGGGCTGATGGTGTCCCGGCTCGCGTTGGGGACCATGTCCTGGGGGCGGGACACCGAAGCCGACGACGCCGCCGAACAGCTCAAAGCATTCACCGACGTCGGAGGGACGCTCGTCGACACCGCGGACGTCTACGCGGACGGCAGGGCGGAGGAGATCCTCGGCGAGCTGATCGGGTCGGTCGTGCCGCGCTCGGCGGTGCAGATCGCCACCAAGGCGGTCGCGGTGCCCGCCCTGCGGCGTCGGGACGCGTCGCGGGGCCACCTCCTCTCCGCGCTGGACGCCTCGCTCGCGCGGCTGCGGACCGACCACGTCGACCTCTGGCAGCTGCACGCCTGGGACCCGCACACGCCGCTGGAGGAGACCCTGTCCGCGGTCGACATCGCGGTCAGCACCGGGCGCGCGCGCTACGTCGGGATGTCGAACTACACCGGGTGGCAGACCGCGAAGGCCGCCACCTGGCAGCTCGCCCACGGCCGTCCCCGGCTGATCTCCACCCAGGTGGAGTACTCGCTGCTGGAGCGGGGCGTCGAGCGCGAGGTCGTGCCCGCCGCGCTCGACCTGGGCATCGGCCTGCTGCCCTGGTCGCCGCTCGGCCGCGGCGTGCTGACCGGGAAGTACCGGCACGGGACGCCGCCGGACTCGCGCGGCGCCTCACCGCACTTCGAGCGGTTCGTCGGGCGGTTCCTCGAACACCGGTCGGCCCGGGTCGTCGAAGCGGTCGCGACGGCCGCGGACGGCCTCGGCGTCTCCCCGCTCACGGTGTCGCTGGCCTGGATCCGCGACCGGCCGGGCGTGGCCGCTCCGGTGGTCGGTGCCCGGACGGTCGGTCAGCTGATGGGGTCGCTGCAGACCGAGTCGCTGACGCTGCCGGCCGAGATCCGCCGAGCGCTGGACGACGTTTCCGCGCCCGAATTCGGGTATCCGGAGCGCGACGGCGGGTGA
- a CDS encoding DUF5703 family protein, translated as MPPDYEYAPLRLPPGTDRMSAQVELTIRAEYGGWELARVRLYADGTRKVVLRRRRSTGSASPVLAT; from the coding sequence GTGCCCCCAGATTACGAATACGCACCGCTGAGGTTGCCACCAGGCACCGATCGGATGAGCGCACAGGTGGAGCTGACGATCCGCGCCGAGTACGGCGGCTGGGAGCTGGCGCGCGTCCGGCTCTACGCCGACGGTACGCGGAAGGTCGTCCTCCGCCGCCGCCGCTCGACCGGCTCCGCGTCCCCCGTCCTGGCTACCTGA
- a CDS encoding M48 family metallopeptidase — protein MTAENPAERRQFPGISPRAYEHPADRGALVALRSVPGLPAVLRALSGAVGERRERLLLLASAVKVTPRQFSTVHELRLECAATLDVGPAPEVFVLRNPDPIAMTIGMDTPFLVLSTGLIDLLDTDGLRFTIGHEMGHVLSGHAVYRTLLLHLTSASLNLAWFPIGYWGLRAIQLALEEWYRKSELSCDRAGLLCGQDPAAALRTHALLAGATSTDPEELAEFVAQSREYDAATDIRDSILKLGHLAGRAHPLPALRAAELQRWAAGEEYAARLRGDYPRRADDPDASFAAEVKAAAGAYRDAVASSKDPLAKLVTAAGGAVADGLSRLRRP, from the coding sequence ATGACCGCTGAGAACCCCGCCGAGCGTCGGCAGTTCCCCGGGATCAGCCCGCGGGCGTACGAGCACCCGGCTGACCGGGGTGCGCTGGTCGCGTTGCGGTCGGTGCCCGGTCTGCCCGCGGTGCTCCGCGCTCTGTCCGGCGCGGTCGGCGAGCGCCGCGAACGGCTGCTGCTGCTCGCGTCCGCGGTGAAGGTGACCCCGCGTCAGTTCTCGACCGTGCACGAGCTCCGCCTCGAGTGCGCCGCGACGCTCGACGTCGGCCCGGCGCCCGAGGTGTTCGTCCTGCGCAACCCCGACCCGATCGCGATGACCATCGGCATGGACACGCCGTTCCTCGTCCTGAGCACCGGGCTGATCGACCTGCTCGACACCGACGGGCTCCGGTTTACGATCGGGCACGAGATGGGGCACGTGCTGAGCGGGCACGCCGTGTACCGGACGCTGCTGCTGCACCTGACCAGCGCGTCGCTGAACCTGGCCTGGTTCCCGATCGGCTACTGGGGCCTCCGGGCGATCCAGCTCGCGCTCGAGGAGTGGTACCGCAAGTCCGAGTTGTCCTGTGACCGGGCCGGTCTGCTCTGCGGGCAGGACCCGGCGGCCGCCCTGCGCACGCACGCGCTGCTCGCCGGTGCGACCAGCACCGACCCGGAGGAGCTGGCCGAGTTCGTCGCCCAGTCGCGCGAGTACGACGCCGCCACCGACATCCGGGACAGCATCCTCAAGCTCGGTCACCTGGCCGGTCGGGCCCATCCGCTGCCCGCCCTCCGGGCGGCCGAGCTGCAGCGCTGGGCGGCCGGCGAGGAGTACGCCGCCCGGTTGAGGGGTGACTACCCGCGCCGGGCGGACGACCCCGACGCGTCGTTCGCCGCCGAGGTGAAGGCCGCCGCCGGGGCCTACCGGGACGCGGTGGCGTCCTCCAAGGACCCGCTGGCGAAGCTCGTCACCGCCGCCGGTGGCGCGGTCGCCGACGGCCTCAGCCGCCTCCGGCGTCCGTAA
- a CDS encoding M20/M25/M40 family metallo-hydrolase, translated as MSSAASPTPSGPTAGSPTAEDEVLDLARDLIRIDTTNTGETATSVGERAAAEYVAAKLDEVGIEATIYESERGRASVVARLEGSNPERGGLVLHGHLDVVPANAADWSVDPFSGEVRDGYLWGRGAIDMKDMDAMILALVRQWAREGRKPPRDITLAFFADEEAGSVHGAHWLVDHHPEWFEGATEAVSEVGGFSLSVTDDLRLYLIETAEKGIEWLRLTARGKAGHGSFTHEDNAITALSEAVARIGRHRFPIVLTDTVRRFLDEASDALGIELDPNEPEQVIAKLGPIARIIGATLRNTANPTMLDAGYKVNVIPGTATAAIDGRVLPGQEKEFLATIRELAGPDVEVEPTMEQIPLETTFDGELVDAMADALRHEDPGARPVPYMLSGGTDGKALSRLGIRCFGFAPLRLPPDLDFASLFHGVDERVPVDGLKFGVRVLDRFLARS; from the coding sequence ATGAGCTCCGCCGCCTCCCCGACCCCGTCCGGCCCGACCGCCGGGTCCCCCACCGCCGAGGATGAAGTTCTCGACCTCGCCCGGGACCTGATCCGGATCGACACCACGAACACCGGTGAGACCGCCACCAGCGTGGGGGAGCGGGCCGCGGCCGAGTACGTCGCCGCGAAACTCGACGAGGTCGGCATCGAGGCGACGATCTACGAGAGCGAGCGCGGCCGGGCCAGCGTGGTGGCCCGCCTGGAGGGTTCGAACCCCGAGCGCGGTGGTCTGGTCCTGCACGGCCATTTGGACGTCGTGCCGGCGAACGCCGCCGACTGGTCGGTCGATCCGTTCTCCGGCGAGGTCCGCGACGGCTACCTCTGGGGCCGCGGCGCGATCGACATGAAAGACATGGACGCGATGATCTTGGCGCTCGTCCGCCAGTGGGCGCGGGAGGGGCGCAAACCACCGCGCGACATCACGCTCGCGTTCTTCGCCGACGAGGAGGCCGGCAGCGTCCACGGTGCGCACTGGCTGGTCGACCACCACCCGGAGTGGTTCGAGGGCGCCACCGAGGCGGTCAGCGAGGTGGGCGGGTTCTCCCTCAGCGTCACCGACGACCTTCGGCTGTACCTGATCGAGACCGCGGAGAAAGGCATCGAGTGGCTGCGGCTGACGGCCCGCGGCAAGGCCGGTCACGGCTCGTTCACTCACGAGGACAACGCAATCACCGCGCTGTCCGAGGCGGTGGCCCGGATCGGCAGGCACCGGTTCCCGATCGTGCTGACCGACACCGTCCGGCGCTTCCTGGACGAGGCGAGCGACGCGCTCGGCATCGAGCTCGACCCGAACGAGCCGGAGCAGGTGATCGCGAAGCTCGGGCCGATCGCCCGGATCATCGGCGCGACGCTGCGCAACACCGCCAACCCGACGATGCTCGACGCCGGTTACAAGGTGAACGTCATCCCGGGGACGGCGACCGCGGCGATCGACGGGCGGGTGCTCCCCGGCCAGGAGAAGGAGTTTCTCGCCACGATCCGGGAGCTGGCCGGGCCGGACGTCGAGGTCGAGCCGACGATGGAGCAGATCCCGCTGGAGACCACGTTCGACGGTGAACTGGTCGACGCGATGGCGGACGCACTGCGGCACGAGGATCCGGGAGCGCGTCCGGTCCCGTACATGCTCTCCGGCGGTACCGATGGCAAGGCGTTGTCGCGTCTGGGCATTCGATGCTTCGGGTTCGCCCCGTTGCGGCTGCCCCCGGATCTCGATTTCGCCTCGCTGTTCCACGGTGTCGACGAGCGGGTCCCGGTTGACGGCCTAAAGTTCGGGGTGCGTGTGCTCGACCGCTTTCTCGCACGTAGCTAG
- a CDS encoding flavin-containing monooxygenase → MEHVDVLIVGAGLSGIGAACHLKALTPGKTVTILEARDAIGGTWDLFRYPGVRSDSDMFTLGYSFRPWPEDKGIARGELIRDYIVSTARTFGVDRSIRFRHRVLAAAWSSETARWTVTVESPAGTTELSCSFLYFCAGYYRYDEGYTPAFPGIESFAGRVVHPQSWPDDLEYDGKRVVVIGSGATAVTLVPALAETAAHVAMLQRSPTYVATLPTVDPVAAALRDRISPRRSASVVRWKNVLLQQLSYQLCRRRPELMKKVFRAGVLRQLPPGFDVDTHFAPRYDPWDQRLCISPDGDLFAALSEGTASIVTGEIETFTPDGVRLTSGEHLPADLVVTATGLNLLFLGGATITVDGREMVPAETLAYKGMMLAGVPNLALAVGYTNASWTLKADLVARYVTRLLRHMDAHGYAVCVPEAPPVPPDADPLIDLKSGYVLRDADAMPRQGPAAPWRLYQNYPRDVLLLKHGRVDDGAMRFSRAPAARTQTAGVSTERVS, encoded by the coding sequence ATGGAGCACGTCGATGTTCTCATCGTCGGAGCCGGGTTGTCCGGGATCGGGGCAGCCTGCCACCTCAAAGCGCTCACCCCCGGCAAGACCGTCACGATCCTCGAGGCGCGGGACGCGATCGGCGGCACCTGGGACCTGTTCCGGTACCCGGGCGTCCGGTCGGACTCGGACATGTTCACGCTCGGGTACTCGTTCCGGCCCTGGCCCGAGGACAAGGGCATCGCCCGCGGTGAGCTGATCCGGGACTACATCGTCTCGACCGCGCGGACGTTCGGGGTCGACCGGTCGATCCGGTTCCGGCACCGCGTGCTCGCGGCGGCCTGGTCGTCGGAGACCGCGCGGTGGACGGTGACCGTCGAGAGCCCGGCCGGGACGACCGAGCTCAGCTGCTCGTTCCTCTACTTCTGCGCGGGGTACTACCGGTACGACGAGGGTTACACCCCGGCCTTCCCCGGCATCGAGAGCTTCGCCGGCCGGGTCGTGCACCCCCAGAGCTGGCCGGACGACCTGGAGTACGACGGCAAGCGAGTGGTCGTGATCGGGAGCGGCGCCACCGCGGTGACGCTGGTGCCCGCGCTGGCGGAGACGGCCGCGCACGTGGCGATGCTGCAGCGGTCGCCGACCTACGTGGCGACGCTGCCGACCGTCGACCCGGTCGCCGCCGCACTGCGCGACCGGATCTCGCCCCGGCGCTCCGCCTCGGTGGTGCGATGGAAGAACGTCTTGTTGCAGCAGCTGTCGTACCAGCTGTGCCGACGCCGGCCCGAGCTGATGAAGAAGGTGTTCCGCGCGGGCGTGCTCCGGCAGCTCCCGCCCGGCTTCGACGTCGACACCCACTTCGCGCCCCGGTACGACCCATGGGACCAGCGGCTGTGCATCTCGCCCGACGGTGACCTCTTCGCCGCGCTGAGCGAGGGCACCGCGTCGATCGTGACCGGCGAGATCGAGACGTTCACGCCGGACGGCGTCCGCCTGACGTCGGGGGAGCACCTCCCCGCGGACCTGGTCGTCACCGCGACCGGTCTGAACCTGCTGTTCCTCGGCGGCGCGACGATCACCGTCGACGGCCGGGAGATGGTGCCCGCCGAGACCCTCGCCTACAAGGGAATGATGCTCGCCGGCGTGCCGAACCTCGCGCTGGCCGTCGGGTACACGAACGCGTCCTGGACGCTCAAGGCCGACCTGGTCGCGCGGTACGTCACCCGGCTGCTCCGCCACATGGACGCCCACGGTTACGCGGTCTGCGTGCCGGAGGCGCCGCCGGTGCCCCCGGACGCGGACCCGCTGATCGACCTGAAGTCCGGGTACGTGCTGCGCGACGCCGACGCGATGCCGCGCCAGGGCCCGGCGGCACCGTGGCGGCTCTACCAGAATTACCCGCGGGACGTATTACTGCTCAAACACGGCCGGGTCGACGACGGTGCGATGCGGTTCAGCCGCGCGCCGGCCGCCAGGACGCAGACGGCCGGCGTGTCGACCGAGCGGGTCAGCTGA